One stretch of Nitrospirota bacterium DNA includes these proteins:
- a CDS encoding HAMP domain-containing protein produces the protein MQIIRNRIRDYFLRLSLNQKLVAMMLMLSIILLTIYFFLYLQTEKAMYREFENQTVELSKAIQVGVEEVTSTGATDEKRLQDYLKKLNTRGVKEISIINNSSDKIISSTNPVKVGKDVSAKRKELIVKAELGETVAGEGHAYNVIIPVVAGEKHFGYIHLTINTDDFSAFSRKRLFARLFAVIFVFGIGMLLTVYLAKSYTKPIEEVVRVAQSVAAGNLNHELNADRKDEIGKLAQSFNFMVERLREQRDLEEKLRKAEHLAGIGQFATSIAHEIKNPLNFISLSIDLIREKYKPADSATQGNFDSMIVNIKKEIQRVSRFAESFLEYGRPLELNRQLTDMGKLIDEVIDLVTVKAQMENIEIRKSFESLPELFVDPEFIKTCLYNIILNAFQAMPAGGILAVTTKQHLNSFLFIIEDTGIGIPEDSISRVFDPFFTTKTTGLGLGLALTKRVIEEHKGKVEIESENGRGTTFTITLPLEREA, from the coding sequence TCCGGGACTATTTTCTCAGACTTTCCCTGAACCAGAAACTCGTGGCCATGATGTTGATGCTCAGCATCATATTGCTGACCATCTATTTCTTTCTCTATCTCCAGACAGAAAAGGCGATGTACCGCGAGTTCGAGAACCAGACCGTGGAACTGTCCAAGGCTATTCAGGTCGGCGTAGAAGAAGTGACCAGCACTGGCGCAACTGATGAAAAAAGGCTTCAGGACTATCTGAAGAAGCTGAATACACGGGGGGTCAAAGAGATCTCGATCATCAACAACAGTTCTGACAAGATAATCTCCAGTACGAACCCGGTCAAGGTCGGGAAAGACGTTTCTGCCAAACGGAAAGAACTGATCGTCAAGGCCGAACTCGGAGAGACCGTTGCCGGCGAAGGCCATGCATATAATGTCATCATCCCTGTTGTTGCAGGAGAAAAGCATTTTGGCTATATCCATCTGACGATCAATACCGACGATTTTTCTGCGTTTTCGCGAAAGCGTCTTTTTGCCAGGCTCTTCGCCGTCATTTTCGTCTTCGGCATCGGCATGCTCCTGACCGTGTACCTTGCCAAGAGCTATACCAAACCGATCGAAGAGGTTGTGCGGGTGGCTCAAAGCGTTGCAGCAGGCAATCTGAATCATGAGCTGAACGCTGACAGGAAAGATGAGATAGGGAAACTGGCACAGAGCTTCAATTTCATGGTCGAGCGTCTCAGAGAACAGCGCGACCTCGAGGAGAAGCTGAGAAAGGCAGAACACCTTGCAGGCATCGGTCAGTTCGCTACAAGCATTGCCCATGAGATCAAGAACCCGCTTAATTTTATCAGCCTTTCGATCGACCTGATCAGGGAAAAATATAAACCGGCGGACAGCGCTACGCAGGGGAATTTCGACTCCATGATCGTGAACATCAAAAAAGAGATCCAGCGGGTGAGCAGGTTTGCCGAGAGTTTCCTTGAATATGGAAGACCGCTTGAACTGAACCGCCAGTTGACCGACATGGGCAAGCTTATCGATGAAGTGATCGATCTTGTGACGGTCAAGGCACAGATGGAGAATATCGAGATCCGGAAGTCCTTCGAATCACTGCCGGAGCTTTTCGTTGACCCTGAGTTCATCAAGACCTGCCTGTACAACATCATCCTCAATGCGTTTCAGGCAATGCCGGCAGGAGGAATACTTGCCGTCACGACAAAACAGCATCTCAACAGTTTTCTCTTCATCATCGAAGATACCGGCATCGGCATTCCCGAGGACAGCATATCACGGGTCTTTGACCCCTTCTTTACAACAAAGACCACGGGGCTTGGACTGGGACTTGCCTTGACCAAAAGGGTCATTGAAGAACATAAGGGCAAGGTCGAAATAGAAAGCGAAAATGGCAGAGGCACCACCTTTACCATAACCCTGCCGTTGGAAAGAGAGGCATGA
- a CDS encoding sigma-54-dependent Fis family transcriptional regulator, with the protein MAVILVVDDEPLQRDILKTILDDEGYETHTAASGEEALRTIGKFHPDVILTDLKMEGMGGIELLAAARAEDSSLTFIVMTAHGTVGSAVEAMKKGAFDYLQKPLEKDNLLITVRRATEHAELLKENLQLKKELYDRFRMEGIVGRSPKMQDAIEIMKKVSGSPATVLIIGESGTGKELIARAIHYNSPRRTKPFIALNCAAIPENLFESELFGYEPGAFTGASARKIGLFEAANNGTLFLDEIGDMPLMMQSKLLRVLQDREIRRLGGKDPIKIDVRIITATNKDLVKELSKGGFREDLYYRLKVVTIQLPPLRERKEDIPALVEFFRAKYNSEFGKRIKGVDQPSLKALVEYSWPGNIRQLESVIERAVIMSDHDAISLKDIKSELGNSQPAELFDFDLGDNGINFEELEKNLLKKAMARSNGVVAKAAKLLGMSYKTFWYRWEKISMEPASKKAADE; encoded by the coding sequence ATGGCAGTGATCCTCGTTGTTGACGACGAACCCCTGCAGCGGGATATCCTGAAGACAATCCTTGACGATGAGGGATACGAAACGCATACCGCGGCATCAGGAGAAGAAGCGCTCAGGACCATCGGGAAATTCCATCCTGATGTGATCCTCACCGATCTCAAAATGGAAGGCATGGGCGGCATAGAACTTCTTGCAGCAGCGCGGGCCGAGGACTCTTCTCTGACATTCATTGTTATGACAGCCCACGGCACAGTCGGCTCAGCGGTCGAAGCGATGAAAAAGGGCGCATTTGACTATCTCCAGAAGCCGCTCGAAAAGGACAACCTGCTCATTACCGTCAGGCGGGCAACTGAACATGCTGAACTCCTGAAAGAGAACCTGCAGCTCAAGAAAGAACTCTATGACCGGTTCAGGATGGAAGGCATTGTCGGCAGATCACCGAAGATGCAGGACGCGATCGAGATCATGAAGAAGGTCTCAGGCAGCCCGGCAACGGTGCTGATCATCGGGGAGAGCGGAACCGGAAAAGAGCTGATAGCACGGGCGATCCATTATAACAGCCCGCGTCGCACCAAGCCGTTTATCGCGCTGAATTGCGCTGCCATACCCGAGAATTTATTTGAGAGCGAGCTGTTCGGTTATGAGCCGGGTGCCTTCACCGGCGCCTCGGCACGCAAGATCGGCCTTTTCGAGGCGGCAAACAACGGCACGCTCTTCCTTGACGAGATCGGCGATATGCCGCTCATGATGCAGTCAAAACTGCTCCGGGTCCTTCAGGACAGGGAGATCAGAAGACTTGGCGGCAAGGACCCCATCAAGATCGACGTCAGGATCATCACCGCAACGAACAAGGACCTGGTAAAGGAACTCTCGAAGGGAGGGTTCAGGGAGGATCTGTACTACCGGCTCAAGGTCGTTACGATCCAGCTTCCGCCGCTCAGAGAACGGAAGGAGGACATACCGGCGCTGGTGGAATTTTTCAGGGCAAAATACAACAGCGAGTTCGGCAAGCGTATAAAGGGTGTTGACCAGCCCTCGCTTAAGGCGCTTGTTGAATATTCCTGGCCGGGCAACATCCGGCAGCTGGAATCGGTCATCGAACGCGCAGTCATCATGAGCGATCATGATGCGATCAGCCTGAAAGATATAAAAAGCGAACTCGGTAATTCTCAGCCTGCCGAACTCTTTGATTTTGATCTCGGCGACAACGGCATTAATTTCGAAGAGCTCGAGAAGAACCTCTTGAAGAAGGCGATGGCCAGATCGAACGGAGTTGTTGCCAAGGCCGCAAAGCTTCTCGGCATGAGCTACAAGACCTTCTGGTACCGCTGGGAAAAGATCAGCATGGAGCCTGCCTCAAAAAAAGCTGCTGATGAATAA
- a CDS encoding GyrI-like domain-containing protein translates to MEKIDYKKQLKHLYGPSAQKVEIVNVPEMNFLMVDGEGDPNTSQAFSDAIEALYSVSYTLKFMVKKGEMGVDYGVLPLEALWWSDDMSAFSKGNKAAWKWTLMLMQPAFITLKMVNKATEEVERKKKPVSLSLVRFETFREGKAAQIMHIGPFSAEGPTIEKVHLFIEDNGSSRVGKHHEIYLSDIRRAAPEKWKTIVRQPMS, encoded by the coding sequence ATGGAAAAAATAGACTACAAAAAACAGCTTAAACACCTCTATGGGCCATCAGCCCAAAAAGTTGAAATTGTGAATGTGCCTGAAATGAACTTCTTAATGGTTGACGGTGAGGGGGACCCAAACACCTCGCAAGCATTCAGTGATGCGATCGAAGCGCTCTATTCTGTTTCCTACACGCTGAAGTTCATGGTCAAAAAAGGCGAAATGGGTGTCGACTATGGCGTATTGCCGCTCGAAGCCCTTTGGTGGTCTGATGATATGTCCGCATTCAGTAAAGGAAACAAGGCTGCCTGGAAGTGGACTTTGATGCTCATGCAACCGGCGTTCATTACACTGAAAATGGTCAATAAGGCAACGGAAGAGGTGGAAAGGAAGAAAAAGCCTGTTTCCCTGTCTTTGGTAAGATTCGAAACGTTCAGGGAGGGAAAGGCCGCGCAAATAATGCATATTGGACCCTTCTCAGCTGAGGGGCCGACCATTGAGAAGGTGCATCTGTTCATAGAAGATAATGGCAGCAGCAGGGTTGGCAAGCACCACGAAATCTATTTAAGTGATATAAGACGGGCAGCACCGGAAAAGTGGAAAACGATTGTCAGACAACCCATGTCATGA